Part of the Sulfuriflexus mobilis genome is shown below.
TTATGGTGATCACGGTGCGTAACCCGGTGCATGCCTCGTTGTTTCTAGTGGTGGCGTTCTTTAACAGCGCAGTGTTGTGGTTGTTACTGGAAGCAGAGTTCCTTGCCATTACCCTGGTGCTGGTCTACGTCGGCGCGGTCATGGTCCTGTTCTTGTTCGTGATCATGATGCTGGATATTAACATCGCCCGCCTGCGTGAAGGGTTTGCCAAATACCTGCCGGTTGCCGCGGTGGTAGCGGTGATCATGGCCGTTGAAATGGTCTTTGTTGTCGGCCCGGGGAATTTCGGTCTCGAACAGTTTGCCGAGCCGGCCCGGCATGCGGCAGATTACAGCAATACCAAGCAACTGGGCAGTGTGCTCTACACGGTTTACCTGTATCCGTTTGAGATCGCCGCTGCCATCCTGCTGGTGGCGATTGTTGCCGCGATTGCGCTGACCCTGCGTCGCCGTCCGGGTACACGCCATCAGCAAATTGATAAACAAGTAGCCGTTCGTGCTGCCGATCGTCTTCGCATTGTGAAGATGGATACCGAGAAGCCGGTGGAGTAGGGCATGATACCTCTTTCAAATTATTTAATTGTTGGTGCGATCCTGTTCTGCCTGTCGGTGGCGGGTATTTTCATTAATCGCAAGAACATCATCATTCTACTCATGGCCATCGAACTGATGTTGCTCGCCGTGAATATGAACTTTATTGCCTTCTCGCATTATCTTGGTGATATCGCCGGGCAGGTATTTGTGTTCTTTATCCTGACGGTGGCGGCCGCCGAGGCTGCGATTGGCCTGGCTATCCTGGTGGTGCTGTTCCGTAATCGACGCACGATTAACGTCGATGACGTAAGTGAAATGAAGGGCTGATATGGAAAATATCTATCTGACAATCGTCCTTGCGCCGCTGGTCGGTTCTGTCCTCGCTGGATTGTTCGGTAAGCAGATTGGTCGCACGGCCTCACACTGGGTGACTATTCTGGGTGTTGCGATTTCCTGCCTGTTGTCACTCTATGTCATGAAGGCCTTCCTCATGGATGGCATGCCGACCTATAACGAGAGTGTCTATACCTGGCTGGTGAGTGACGGTATTCGTTTTGAGATCGGTTTCCTCGTCGATCGCCTGACCGCTATCATGCTCGTCGTGGTGACCTTCGTCTCACTCATGGTGCATATCTACACCATCGGTTACATGCACGAAGACCCGGGTTACCAGCGCTTCTTCAGTTACATCGCGCTGTTTACCTTCTCCATGCTGATGCTGGTGATGGCCAACAACTTCCTGCAACTGTTCTTCGGCTGGGAGGCCGTGGGCCTGGTCTCCTACCTGTTGATCGGTTTCTGGTATACCCGCGATACGGCGATCTTCGCCAACATGAAGGCCTTCCTCGTTAATCGTGTTGGTGATTTTGGCTTTCTGCTCGGTATCGCTGCCGTACTCATGTACACGGGCTCACTGGATTACAACACGGTGTTTGCCAAGGCCCCCGAGCTGGTCGGCCAGACCATGAGCATTATCCCGGGGTATGAGTGGTCGGTAATGACCGTGATTTGCATCCTCTTGTTCATTGGTGCCATGGGCAAGTCGGCGCAAGTGCCGCTGCATGTCTGGCTGCCGGACTCGATGGAAGGCCCGACCCCGATCTCGGCCCTGATCCATGCCGCGACCATGGTCACCGCCGGTATCTTCATGGTCTCGCGTATGTCGCCATTGTTCGAGCTTTCCACCACGGCGCTGAGTTTTATCCTGGTGATCGGTGCCATCACGGCCTTGTTCATGGGTTTCCTTGGCCTGGTTCAGCACGACATCAAGCGCGTCGTTGCCTACTCAACACTGTCCCAGCTTGGTTACATGACCGTTGCCCTCGGTGCCTCGGCCTACTCGGCGGCGATCTTCCACCTGATGACACATGCCTTCTTCAAGGCCTTGCTGTTCCTCGCCGCCGGTTCGGTGATTATCGCCATGCACCACGAGCAGGATATGCGCAAGATGGGTGGTCTGAAGAAATACATGCCGATCACCTACTGGACCTCCTTGGTCGGTTCGCTGGCCCTGATTGGTTTCCCGGGCTTCGCCGGTTTCTTCTCCAAGGATACGATTATCGAGGCCGTACATGCCTCGACGATCCCTGGCAGTGATTTTGCTTTCTTCGCCGTATTGACCGGTGTCTTTATTACT
Proteins encoded:
- the nuoK gene encoding NADH-quinone oxidoreductase subunit NuoK, which translates into the protein MIPLSNYLIVGAILFCLSVAGIFINRKNIIILLMAIELMLLAVNMNFIAFSHYLGDIAGQVFVFFILTVAAAEAAIGLAILVVLFRNRRTINVDDVSEMKG
- the nuoL gene encoding NADH-quinone oxidoreductase subunit L, whose product is MENIYLTIVLAPLVGSVLAGLFGKQIGRTASHWVTILGVAISCLLSLYVMKAFLMDGMPTYNESVYTWLVSDGIRFEIGFLVDRLTAIMLVVVTFVSLMVHIYTIGYMHEDPGYQRFFSYIALFTFSMLMLVMANNFLQLFFGWEAVGLVSYLLIGFWYTRDTAIFANMKAFLVNRVGDFGFLLGIAAVLMYTGSLDYNTVFAKAPELVGQTMSIIPGYEWSVMTVICILLFIGAMGKSAQVPLHVWLPDSMEGPTPISALIHAATMVTAGIFMVSRMSPLFELSTTALSFILVIGAITALFMGFLGLVQHDIKRVVAYSTLSQLGYMTVALGASAYSAAIFHLMTHAFFKALLFLAAGSVIIAMHHEQDMRKMGGLKKYMPITYWTSLVGSLALIGFPGFAGFFSKDTIIEAVHASTIPGSDFAFFAVLTGVFITALYSFRMFFLVFHGKERMDEHTREHLHETPAVVTVPLILLAIPSVIAGYVIGDVVFGDYFGKAIYVAAEHDVLARLGDDYHGVWGFVWHGMQGPAFLLAMAGLFSAWFIYMKRPQIADMAEQKLSLLHKLLERKYFMDDLYINIFAAGGRSTGKAFWKFGDVKIIDGLLVNGSAAAIGWFASVARRVQTGYLYHYAFAMIVGLLLLISWVLIGALGK
- a CDS encoding NADH-quinone oxidoreductase subunit J — translated: MSIEQLTFYVFATILVFAAIMVITVRNPVHASLFLVVAFFNSAVLWLLLEAEFLAITLVLVYVGAVMVLFLFVIMMLDINIARLREGFAKYLPVAAVVAVIMAVEMVFVVGPGNFGLEQFAEPARHAADYSNTKQLGSVLYTVYLYPFEIAAAILLVAIVAAIALTLRRRPGTRHQQIDKQVAVRAADRLRIVKMDTEKPVE